In Ammospiza caudacuta isolate bAmmCau1 chromosome Z, bAmmCau1.pri, whole genome shotgun sequence, the genomic stretch cggatgactggaagctggccaatgtgatacccattcacaaaaaaggtgcaaaggaagatcctggtaattatagaccagtcagcctgacctcagtacctggcaaaataatggaacagtttatattaagCGCCATCACGCAAAATTTACaagatggccagggtatcagacccagccagcacggatttaggaggggtaggtcatgtttgaccaacctggtcaccttttatgaccaggtaacccgcctggtggatgcagggaaggctgtagatgttgtttacttggatttcagcaaggcctttgacactgtcccCCCCAGCATACTCCTAGACAAGCTGGCAGGCCGTGGCTTGGACAGGAAcactctttgctgggttcagaactggctgcatggccgggcccagagagtggtggtgaatggtgctgcatccagctggcgagcagtcaccagtggtgtccctcagggatctgtgctggggccagttctgtttaatatttttattgatgacatggatgagggtttagagtcctttattagcaaatttgcagatgacactaagctgggaacatgtgttgatctgttagagggacagagggctttgcagagggacttggaatggttggatggatgggcagaatctaatgggatgaagttcaataagtccaagtgccgagtcctgcacttcggccacaataacccctGCAATGTTATAggctggggacggtgtggctggacagtgctcaggtggaaagggacctgggggtgctggttgacagtcggctgaacatgagccagcagtgtgcccaggtggccaagaaagtcaatggcatcctggctagtatcaggaacagtgtggccagcaggagcagggaggtcattcttcccctgtactcagcactggtgaggcctcaccttgagtattgcgtccagttctgggcccctcactttaggagggacgttgagatgcttgagagtgtccaaaggagagcaacgaggctggtgaggggcttggaacacaagccatataAAGAACaactgggggagctggggttgttcagcctggagaaaaggagactcagggatgaccttatcactctcttcaacttcctgaagggtggctgtggtgagctgggggtcggtctctttctccgggcaacaacagacagaacaagaggacacagtctcaagctgcgccaagggagatacaggctagaattaaggaggaagtattttacagaaagagtggtcaaatactggaatcatctaccaagggaggtggtagagtcaccatccctcgaagagtttaaaaaaagactggatgtggcacttggtgccatgatctagttgaggtgttagaacatgagttggactcgatgatcttaaaggtctcttccaacctagaatttctgtgattctgtgattctgagttGCTGTGTTGTTTCCTTGTCTGGTTAACCAGACGGTTTTTGCCAGTCTCTGTTCTGGAGAACTAGGAATCAGCTCAGAAAATGGGTTGATTTGAGTTTTCTTCTATAGCTTTCTTTATGGGCTGGATGACTTCACCATTGCAATGTCATAACACATTGTGGTTCTGTCTTCTTGCATTATGGTTAAACGGAGGTCAGGGGACACCTTTGCTCTACTGCTCCCACAGAACCGGTGCCTGGGCTTTTGGAACACTGCTTATTTACTGGAGGTATTACTCAGGCATGTTCTTTCACTGGACGTGTTAGAGCTGTTGGAGTCTCAGACAGCCCTGTGTTAGCATAGCTCAAATGTTAGCCCAGTGAGGAGGGGAAGTTAGCATTGTCTtctaaagagaagaaaaggagacaCGTTGTGGTTACGAATGGCCATGGTGATGGTCCCTGCAGCCTTTTCCAGGGTCTATGTCCTGGTGATGTGGGTAAGGGGTGAcatccctgctgtggctgccagtACTGTGGGTGACCCTTTGGGTGCAGCTGAGCACCCCAGCCTTGTGTACAGGGCTTCATCCTGAGCGCCAATTTGTCTGCCATTGCAGAAAGGGCTTtgctggctctgggctgctTTAGGGGAGCCCTTGTCACCGTGCTGCAGTGACTGTGAGGGACGAGGGCTGGCAGCCACTCTGTGCTTGCCTGGGTCCAGGGCTCTGTTGGATTCACCCTTCACCCAGGCACATCCTCTCCTCCTGGTTCCTTCTCAAGTGTTTCATCACAGGAAGAGGGTGCTCGTCTTGGCCCCAGCTGATCTCACCATCAGAGGGTTTATCCTTAGCTCTGACCTCacttcttcttttttaaagccAACATTGTAATTCTCCCTTAGGAATCCTCCCTTTGAACACCAATTAGGACTGTGCAAGGCTTTCATTCAGTATCTCCTACAGGAACTGTTAACCCCAGTTCTTCTAGCCTTTACTTTCTTTGTCACAATTTTGTcactttgatttatttttcagagcTTTCTGACCTGGGTTCTTCAGCTGTGATATAAATCTGATATATTATTTTCATGCTTTGAAGAGATACCTTTATGTTTGGGCTGTTGGAATGAGAGAAAATGGCATTAGGTTGTGCCATGAGAGATTTTTATTGGATATTAAGATTAGCACTATTGGATTGATGGCTCGACTCAATgttcttaaaggtcttttccaacctaaataattccTGATTTTATGATACCCATTGGAATTTTCTGCTACAACTCTGCAGGacaaattcacattttttttttttagatgcTCTAGCATCTAGAGGGATGTCTTTCTTCTGCTGATCATAGaatgattttccttttcattttgtcCCTTTTCATCTCCCCTTCCTACCAATGCTATTTTCAGGGTTGGATTTTTAACTTTTCTTGTGTCACAGATTCTCTGACCTCCCCAGCCTCTGTCTCACCTCCCTGAAGATATGAATGCTGTGTTATCATCCTTCTCTCCTTCTGGAAACACGGACACACTGCAGATGGCAGGCACTTTATGCACaccatgaaattaaaatataagaACCAATTTCGAAGGAATCTTGAGAGAGAGCATCTAATCCATCTCTCAGCCCTGGAGCAGGATCCTATCAACTGATATAATCCCCTAATAAATACTGGTCTAGTCTGTTTTTCCAAGCCACCCAAGATGGAGGATCCACACCTTCCCAGGCAATCAGCTTCACTATTGCCACTGTTTGAAAATTCCCCCAATATCTAATGTAAACCCTCCATGACAGTTTTTCCTATCCAGCCCTGTAGACCTGTATGATGTGACTGGGAGTACCCTGATCACCTTTGTTTTCACCTTCTCTAATAAGTGTTATTTTCCAGGTCTCTTATTGCTGCAGATGGTGCCTCCTCCTTGCTGTGCTTGGTTTCATCCctaaaaaacacacaaaaaggcTGCAGCTTCATACCCTCCCTCCCTGAGAGGTGGGAAACAGGTGAGTTCTGTATGATTCAGTGAGACTAGTGTGCTCATATTGCTCAGGGAAAGCCCCCAAGCACTTGACTAATCATCTTAAATGAAAGGGCATGAAATTAAAACCACCAGAGGCAGTCACATCTTCTCATCTTCCTATCTGTATCTGCAGTCCCATATTTAGTCAAATGGCAGAATCACCCCTATCTATGTACCCCTGCGTGGGGACATGATTTTATTCTTTGTGAGGTTTAAGACcaataagaaattaattttaatccTGAACAGGCAGCAGTCAGGACTTTGATTTGATTTTAACATATCTACTGCATCATGAGACCATTTCTGAGCTGAAAAGATTTCTGGGTGAAGATATAATTCTCCCTGGTTTCCTTGTGATACCATCTTTATGGACAATGGGGGACCAAGGCTCTTACCCAGTGTGATTCCCATTCTTACAGCACTGTGGGCTTAGCTAAGAAAGTGGTCCCACTGGACTAAATATATCGGGAAATGTCAGAGGACAGCTGTCCTTTGAAGACGTTATTCTCAAATGGGAAAGGAGCATGAGGGCACTTCAGTTCTTCCCGTCTGTCAATGCAAAAAGTCCTGGAGGGTCTGTGTCCAATACGGTGCAGGACAAGAGGATATCTTCAGGGTAGGGTGTGGTTTCAGTGAGGCAGCACATCCTGGTAAAACCTGCCCATGGGGCGGGAACCCTGTGGGCCAGTGCCAAGTTGGTCACTGCCACTTCTCATTAGCCCATCATGAGATGCCAGGGCATGGAAAACTGCTATAACCTTACCTGATCTGGGACCAGGCTGTCTTGCATCCGTAATTTCTCTATGCTGACTTGGTTTAATTTAAAGCCCGGAAGGACAATAGGAGACTTCCTTATCAACTGCCAAGTGTTTTATATCAAAACACAAACGCTGGAGTActggctttgctgctctgaCATATTCAGCCCCCAGAACCCTTGACTGAGCCTGCTCCAAGCTGTGCTTTGGCAGTCACTTTGCAAACTGGAGCTGCACTCTAGCTTGGAGAAGAAGTTCACTGCTTTGGCACTGTTGCTTTCACACTGTACTGTAAGCATGAGAGCTCCTGACTCTATGATAGGAATGACAAAATGGGAAACCAACCACCAAAAACTCAACAGGGGAATTTCCTGGCTGCTCCTTGCTGTACTTTGTTTTTTTGGGCCTGACAGTGAGATCACCAGGGCTTTTCAAATGGTTTCCTCTCCATCATCCATATAGATGGTGGAGGCTGAACATCGCTCAAAGTCTTTACCAGAGACATACCTGGTATCACCAGGAATGCCAGTCTTACCCCACAGGATGCACGCTCTAAACAGGGCAAAACCAAACAGCATCACTCATGTGAAGAAAAAGGCAAAGCCtgtgctttaaaagaaaaagcaaacactgGTGTTAGTGCCCAGCAGTATATATATAATGTTCAGAAAACTTCCCCAACCTCTACTTCCCTAAAACACCCCTTTCCTCCCAGTTTATAAAGCCCTTGTGGCACACAGTGCTTTGTTGGGTGAGGTttggcagctccctgtgcttACGTCCCATCAGCATGAGGGTATCCCTTGGACTCAGCTTCCTCCTGGCTTTCCTGGACCCAGGTGAGTTTTTCACTGGGACCTGTGGGATTGTGAGCCATGAAAGAGGTCTGGGAATGGAGTGTGTGAGGCAATTGCTGCCATCTGAGCCACGAACTCTCCTCATCTTGGGGGATTTGCACTGCACAGGGAAGAGGGTGACTGGTCTTGGGGGATCTTTGGTCCCATGAGTCAATGTGCAGATGAGGGTGTTGGCATTAACAAAGTGAGTTCACAGTCTGATTTTGTGTGGTGCTCACTGGTGGTACAGCCAGGACAGACACCAGAGTGACTCAGGTTGCCCTGAGGCAGCCAGACCTTTGGAAAGCTGAATCGATCTCCAAGCTCATTTATTTTACTCAggtccagggctgtgtgacattTTGGACATCATGTCATCTCAGCTGTccttcagctctgctccagaaaagcacagctcTCTTGGAGGACTTGGGTCACAGCAGATGGCATGGCCACTGCAAGGTGCCTTGGTTGGCACCTGGGTTTAGGTGACACATGCCCTGGGCCTGTTCATCTACACACTGGACTCTGTGGGTGTGTGTCATGGAAGAGATCCTGTTTGCTCTCTGTTGAAAAACATGCTGTTCCTTTCTAAGTGTTTCCTGAAGAATATCTGATATTCTGGTCTGCTTAAAGTGTTCCAGCAGGTATCTGGTGAAGTGGTTTCCCCTAATGCctacaaagaaataaacaaagagATAATGCTTACAGAGAAAGCCTGCAGTTTGTACAGAGCACGGCCAGTGCCTGCTGGCAGCTCTTGTTCCCCAGCCACTCAGGTGCCCTTATTCTCTACGAAGAGAAAATCTGGGGTCTGTGAATCCAGGAACACCTGAGTGCCTGCCAGGATGAAGGGTTTGCAGGGCTGCTGTTGTCAGCAACTCTGGAAAAGCCCAGCACAGATTGCACAATGAAACATGAGGGAAGAGAAATGTGAAAAGTGCTGATCAATGCTGAAATCAAACATCAGGGAAAGAGGAAGTGAGATCCCttatggctgctgctcaggaatgTGTCCTCCTCTCCCCAGGGACCTGCCTTCAGTGTGAGGTATGTCACAGTATGGGAAAAAGCTGCTCTGGCCCCATGAAAACCTGCACTGGTGGTGAAGACACTTGTGGCATTATTCTGCATGAAGTCCTAATAGGTGAGACATCCTCTAAGCCAGAGTGGCTTTCAGAGTGGGGCTAGCATAGGGACTTGCCTTTCTCTCCCTGGTTCTGTTACTGTACGGACTGTACGGTCCATCCTTGGATAACctgttcctttttcttttactgaCAGAAGACCCAGAGATCAGGATAGTCTGGGACAGGAAAAGCTCTTTATTCTTCTATTTTGAGAAGCAGTTTTCTAGTGCGAGGGTTTGGTTCTTAGTTGTGGAGGAAAGGACCAAAACCTCATAGTGGGGGGACACACTGGCTTTTAATTCTGGTGAAGGTGAATAGTTGAGTCAGGAAGTTGGGAGATTCAACCTTGACTTACACTAAGGTGCTGACACCGAGTACTGGGGATGCACTGGTGATGTGTGGAGAGAGAAGCCTGCCTGTCCTCaagctgggatggggacaccatgCAATCCTGGAGTGCCACCAGGGCTGAGCTATCACCTTATCATagtaatcatcatcatcatcaatcagtttaggttggaagaaaccttgaagatcatctagtttcaaaccccctgctctgggcagggagaCCTTCCAGTAGACCAGGTTGCTtagagccccatccaacttgGCCTTAAACACTGCCAGAGATGGGAGACACACACAGCTTCCCCTggcaacttgttccagtgcctcaccaccctcattgtCTAGAATTTCATCTTAATATCTAATCTTCTTTTAGTCTGATGCCATTCCCTCTAGCCCTATTCGTTCATGTCCTTGTCAAAAGCCCCtgtccagctctcttgtagctcctttaggcactggaagtTGCTATGAGGTCTCTAGAGGAGCctgcccttctccaggctgaacaaccccagctctttCAGCTTGTCCTCAGAGGAAATGTTGTCAACCAGTAACCACGTCCCTGTAGCTGATAAGTCAAAGCTGATGCTGAGCCCTAACACAGCTGGACACTGAGTAGTGTTAGAGGCATGGCCCAGCCTCAGTGATGTGATTGTTACCTTTTAGACTGGAGTCTGGCTCATATCCTACCAGCTTtggtgctggcagctccagtgcctgccttcttctgctgctgcacccACCTTTCATCCTCCAAGCACTTCAGCAGACTCAGTTTAACCATTCTCCTCCCCTTTACACCCTCTGGGTTTGGCTGATGGGTGGACCATGTCAGGATGCTTGTGGCTGGGATGGACTGTGCGCTCTGCAGATTTTACACAGGCTAAGCAAGCCTGTGCTTTGGGTCAGAGGCACGTGTCACATCCTCATCTCTGCAGTGTCCTGGCTCACAGTGGTGCTTCTCAGGGGGCTTAGGGGTCCCTCTTAGGCCCTGGGACAGCTGCCTAGAAGTTGGTACATGAACTAACGGGAGGGAAAGCAAGTTACTTTGTGTTGAAAAACTTGGCATTGCCTTCTGCTTCGTGACAGGGGGGATGGCCATCTCTTCATCCATCAAGTCCTGCCTGCCATCCCACGTCTGCAACCTTGGTCCCGTCACTGTGAACTATGGGAAGGTGAAAGCAAAGAGCCACTTGGTTTGCTGCATGGGTGATGACTGTCGGACCACCTCTGTGTCATGTAAactctttattttccttgcagCCCTTCCCCTCTCTGTCTGATCCACCCCATGGTGAGGCCATCACCTGTGTTATTCCTCTCATTCCCTCACTGAAAGCAGCTACAGCCCCTGCCTTTCATTCCAGTGCCGCCAGATAATGATGTGCCCAATGGATATCAGTGTCCTGCCTGCTACAGTGTGGACTCCTTTCAGTGTGGCAATGAAGTTGTAAACTGCACTGGATCTGAAGACCAATGTGTTGACCTTGCTGGGTTAATGAATGCAGGTAACTGCCTAtcatttggggctgtttttcaTCTTCTTGGTAAAGTGGGTGAAATTAGTCTAAGATAAAGCTCTACTGAGATAAGAATGGGCTAAAggtgtgaaataaaaaaaaaaaaagggaagatatAAGGAACTTAAagctgaaaactgaaaactttAGGCTGATCAAAGGGCAGGtgtcattttcctttccctcttcccagTCAGGCATGGATAATTGCTGGAATTCTTCATAACATGGCATAACTGAGACCAAGAGTGGAACTGGTTTCTTGGGGCAACCTGGTACATGGGTGTGTAACAAACCTGACCAAGCCCCTGAACCTGCTGGCCCTAGCTAGGATGTATGAGGGTGAGCCTGGATCTGAGCCAGTTGCAAGCTCCGTGGAGGATCAAATGGAGCTTTGCAGAAACATTGCTTTTCCCATGGGGTAACACCAGTCATGTGGGAAAAGACACAGTTGCAGTGGTGCTTTTGCATGAGGAAAGCCAGGGACAGGTCCCCTGCCTTGAAGTCCAGCCTTTGAACAGCTCCATCAGAAATCTTTTTCCCACCTTAGGTCCTGTAATTAGAGAGAGGAAAGTAGACAGCAATTTTTCTGGTCACTCTCctttccatccctgctgcaggtAAAAGACTTCCACCTGCCATGGCACACttgtgctcctgcaggcagggaaaaaacccatgGAAATGAAGGGCAGCAACCAGCTGTAGGAGCAGACTGAAAAACAATTATCTTGTATATGGTTATGGATGAAGTTCCTTTGACTTGATAATATTGCTTGGTGATGATGTGGTGCCTGAAGGTCCTTCCTATAGACTTTACTAATGTGCTGTCCAAACCCTGAATTAGATCATGTTTCACAGAGACAACATGaaggaaaataagaattttCATAGTCACAGCAATGAAAATAGAGTGGTAAAATTAATTCAGTGTatgactgaaataaaaaatcctcCCAACTTGTCTTAACTTGATTGATCAGCCACTGTGAATGGGGAAGGCCTCTGCAGTGTGATAAACTGTgcagagaaagcagcagtgtAGGGGAGCACAGGAAGGTGAGGAGCTAATGGAATGCCTTTATTTGTATTTGAGATAAAATTGTCCAACAAAGTATTCCAGACCTCTATAATCTGCACAGCAGAGACACATGAACAACACTAGCAAAAGCAAGCAGCAGGAGCAAGAATATCTGAGTGGAGAGTTGGGCACTCAGCACCTGCTTGGATCTCCTCTCATAAATGCTCCAGTGGTGGCAAAGGACATGTTCAGGGTTTCAGTGGGCCTGTCAGTAGGTTTCTCTCTTGGTTTGGCTAAAATACTATAAAGACTTTGAGAAATAATTCCTCTTAATAAATGGCTCAGGCTGTCTTGTCACTGAGACTTCTCAACTCCATATCAAATCTGACTGAGAGAAAGTTGTCCAGTTTGAATGTCATGAGAGGGTCAGAGAGAGAAGGAGACAATGAATACCTGGTGTACTGCTACACAGCCCTTTAGGAAGCCAAGTTTGGGCAGGAGAATCTTTAAACATGAGAAAGAGAACTACTTAAtacattttcactttttaaatttaaatgcttagaatttttaaaagtcatctTTATTtagcagaaagaaagaagacaAACCTTAAATTACTTGTATTTCGAGTAAACCAAGATGGCCTTGCTGTTTCCTCAGCTTTGTTCACGGGATGGGAACAGATAGTGCTGGTGGGTTTGGAACCAACTGGATGTAATGAATGGGCAGTTCTTAGGTTGGAAATGGGCACTCCACTGGCCAGGGTGGGATTAATGACGGGAATTGGATCCCCTGATACATACCATGCATTTCTTCTATTTCCCTACACAGGTGGACTGTCTCTGAAAGCTGCCATGAAGGGTTGCACCACCATTTCTGAATGCACCATGGTAGGAGATGGCAAAAACAGCCTGGGGATGATGGACATAAAGCTGAAACGGTTCCAGTGCAGACCAGCTTCTGCTATGTACAGCGTGGTGTACAGTGCTGGGGGTGCCCCTACACACACGATCTTCCTTCCTGTCCTATCAGGATTCATCCTGGAGAAGGCACTTTTCTGACTCTCACTGGTGCTGGGTTGAGCAAAACCCACAGCAAACCCCAGCTGGTTTGTAACTTAGACCTTTTTGCTGTAGCTTCTTCTGCATggggattttattttcagattagctcttcttttatattttcacagAATAAAGACAGCACTTAcacttttgtttccttgttgATTTAATCTCATTTAAACCTTCATCAGTTCAATTGTGGTTGGTTTTGTGTTGCATTCTCTCACTGCTTTGTCCATACTGAGACCATATGAGACTGTGTGAAGTCTTCAAACCCTTCACAGGAATTGGGTGCTCTCAAGCCAGCCTTAGAGTCTACATCCACTATCTCAGTATAAGTGGCAACTTACAAAAACGACTTTTCCAGGCTCTGGAaaggactggacacaagttcCTGAGAGGTTCATTCCAAGTAGAAATGTCACTTGCCCCTTTTTCCAATGCTTGTATGTTGTTGGTCCAAGCAGGAGCCTGAGTCCCTCAGCCCAAAGGGCTGTTCCTGGCCCTGGGCCAGAAACAGTATTTGCTTCAGAGTACAAGACACTGCAGTAAGCAATCTGCACCTGGCAAGAAGCTGCCTTACCAGACACTCACCCATTTAGTCTTAAGTTTCATGATTATCTGGAATAAATGCTTATGTTGGGAGCTTTTAATTAAGGTAGCTTTCCATGGTGACAGACTGCTGGGGGTCCAACTAATGGGAAACTTCAGCTCCATTCTTATTTCCTCTCTGTTGGCTGAACTACACCCACAGCTTGTATAGCCTTCCCACTTCTACATTTGCCACCCCCTGGCTATTCTGCCCCAGCCACCCTTGCCTCATGGGCATCCTTGGGTTGGTGTCACAcaaaagcacagaggaaaacagcTTGTCAGGCAGCATTGCCATACCTGGGACTTAGTGGTGGCTGTGGGCTAAAGGATGGAGGGGTGAGAGCTCTGAGAGATGCTGAGGTATACAGAGGAGAGGTGTTAGCAAAATTCAACATCTCGCTGTGTGTCTGCTCCCAGAGGAATGGCCCAGTTTGGAGCAGACTACAGGACTATTAAGCAAAGTTCATGGTTGTATCTGCCCCTAAAAGCCCCAGTGTGCCTGTGTTCACAGTGGTTcctggatgagggaagagatgacaATGTTtactccatgttcagaaggcttgatttattattttatgatatatatacattacattataactatactaaaaagaaatagaaaagaaaggtttcctcagaaggctaagctaagaatagaaaagaaagaatgaaaacaaaaggcagctctctcAGACTCTGTCCGAGATAGCTCCatcttgattggccattaattataaacgTCCAAGAGGGGCCAATCACGCGTAGACCtgttgcattgcacagcagcagataataattgtttacatttgttgctgaaacttctcagcttcagcagaaaaaatcctaaagaaaagatttttcacaaaagacgTCCCCCACACCCCAGCTCAACAGGGCAAGCACACGTTTTGGGCATGGGGTTCCAGGGATCAAGCAGTGCAATTTTATCTCCTAGTTCAGTGCTAGGAAAGCCTTGGCTGCTGAAACCAGACCGCAACATGTGGCAGTAGTGAGTTGACTACACCTACATGTGTATGCATGAATGTATACGTGATCAGCTTATAACTTGCAGCATGGGGACTGAATGTTCTTGCAGTTTTTGTCTCCCCTGACTTTCCCTTCTTCCCAAACAGGCTGAAACTCCTTTCGTTCTAGTATTCCCACCAAATTATTTGGGATAAAATGTCACATTATCTATTATAATAAAGGGGCATGGGTCTGAgagtgaaaattaatttttgaggTAGAGAGTGAACTAATAATACACATTCAACGCAGGCTAAAGAGTCTGGTTAGACTCAGTTAATTATTTGCAGAGGCTGTACAATTACAGTGGATGTTAAAGAAGGAACACAGTTCCCTCTTCATGGTGTAGCCATACACTGATACTGCAGCGACCCACTCATTCAGCATTTTTCCAGATCTGATAAAATCctggaatgaaaaaaattccctaTCTGTGTAAGTACATTATCCCTGAACACATCTCCTGCACGCTCACGTGGAACATTGCATTACTGTCCCTGGCACCCACGTGGCAGACCTCGATCCGCTCCGATGGCTcagcccttcccttcctgctcaTTCCACTCCAGCCTGTGATCCTATCAGGATGGAAAAGCTGAATGGATCTGTTCAGCCTGGTCAAGACTTGGGTGATACACATCCAGAGAGCCATGGTGCTGGGGTGGTATTTCAGGAAGGACAAGGGGGAGAGCAGACAGCAATACTTCTGATGAGGGTTTGTGGTGCAGAAAGCAGAAGCAGCTTAATTTTGACCTCCAACTCAATGTTGTGGCAAACAAAACTGTTGCAATCTGTGGCTGCATAAATGATGGAGTGATGAGTGGAAACAAACCTGCATCTTTATGACTGATA encodes the following:
- the LOC131571478 gene encoding phospholipase A2 inhibitor NAI-like, which encodes MRVSLGLSFLLAFLDPGTCLQCEVCHSMGKSCSGPMKTCTGGEDTCGIILHEVLIGGMAISSSIKSCLPSHVCNLGPVTVNYGKVKAKSHLVCCMGDDCRTTSVSLPPDNDVPNGYQCPACYSVDSFQCGNEVVNCTGSEDQCVDLAGLMNAGGLSLKAAMKGCTTISECTMVGDGKNSLGMMDIKLKRFQCRPASAMYSVVYSAGGAPTHTIFLPVLSGFILEKALF